In one window of Dokdonia sp. PRO95 DNA:
- the crcB gene encoding fluoride efflux transporter CrcB produces MKTLILVFIGGGTGSIARYLLGKFINDPSSGIPYGTFAANIIGSLLIGLILGWALKNNTLNSNTTLLLATGFCGGFTTFSTFAYENHVLLKSGDFMTFALYAIASFALGILAVFGGMELAKSF; encoded by the coding sequence TTGAAAACTTTAATACTCGTTTTTATAGGTGGTGGTACGGGAAGTATTGCAAGATACCTTTTAGGTAAATTTATAAATGACCCTAGTTCTGGTATACCTTATGGCACATTTGCCGCAAACATTATAGGCAGCTTATTGATAGGTCTTATTTTAGGATGGGCACTTAAAAATAACACACTCAATAGCAACACCACATTGCTACTAGCAACAGGTTTTTGCGGTGGCTTTACCACCTTCTCTACTTTTGCTTATGAGAATCACGTACTTCTTAAATCTGGAGATTTTATGACATTTGCGCTGTATGCTATTGCAAGTTTTGCACTGGGTATTCTTGCAGTGTTTGGAGGTATGGAACTAGCTAAGAGCTTTTAA
- a CDS encoding YkgJ family cysteine cluster protein: MEDFIKALPQLAKDKQNENKKFFAKLRSKPPKKLDYIMQELHEEEFERTDCLSCANCCKTTGPLFTDKDIQRISKHFRMKEFDFIKTYLRIDEEKDYVLQETPCTFLGADNYCSIYDVRPKACREFPHTDRKKFQQISKLTMENIKMCPAAFNIVEEMKKRIKV, from the coding sequence ATGGAAGATTTTATTAAGGCCCTCCCGCAGCTTGCCAAAGATAAGCAGAATGAGAATAAAAAGTTCTTTGCAAAGCTACGCAGTAAACCTCCAAAAAAGTTAGATTACATCATGCAAGAACTCCATGAAGAGGAGTTTGAAAGAACAGATTGTCTCTCTTGTGCAAACTGTTGTAAAACTACGGGACCACTCTTTACAGATAAGGATATCCAGCGTATCTCAAAGCACTTCCGCATGAAGGAATTTGACTTTATTAAGACGTATTTACGTATCGATGAAGAGAAGGATTATGTCCTGCAAGAAACACCATGCACATTTCTAGGAGCAGATAATTATTGCTCTATCTATGATGTAAGGCCTAAAGCTTGTCGAGAGTTTCCTCATACGGATAGAAAGAAATTTCAGCAAATTTCTAAGCTCACTATGGAGAACATAAAGATGTGTCCAGCTGCCTTTAATATTGTAGAGGAGATGAAAAAAAGAATCAAAGTGTAA
- a CDS encoding class I SAM-dependent methyltransferase has translation MAKEVDIFGAALQDFIDNKYTEDIVVHSSIAEDDVIPVPYLFRPFEEMPAIEQRALSLSKGAILDIGSGAGSHSLWLQEQGLDVTGIDISEGAVTLSRKRGLQKAVNSNILEHKGSYDTLLLLMNGTGIFERISKIDSYLQHLKTLLNKDGQILIDGSDIAFMFEDEDGGFWMDTHRDYYGEVTYSMSYKGAQSSSFDWLYLDYERLAWYAKKNELNCELILEGDHYEYLARLSLT, from the coding sequence ATGGCAAAAGAGGTAGATATTTTTGGGGCTGCGCTCCAGGATTTTATTGATAACAAGTACACAGAAGATATCGTGGTGCACTCCTCTATTGCAGAAGATGATGTAATCCCCGTTCCTTACTTATTTAGGCCATTTGAAGAGATGCCAGCCATAGAGCAACGAGCATTATCACTTTCTAAGGGTGCCATACTTGACATAGGCAGTGGCGCTGGCAGCCATAGTTTATGGTTACAAGAACAAGGTCTTGATGTTACTGGAATAGATATAAGTGAGGGTGCTGTTACGCTTTCGCGAAAGCGTGGTTTACAAAAAGCCGTAAACTCTAATATTCTAGAACATAAAGGCAGCTACGATACTCTTTTATTACTCATGAATGGCACTGGAATTTTTGAACGTATATCAAAAATAGACAGCTATTTACAACATCTTAAAACATTACTCAACAAAGATGGGCAGATACTTATAGACGGATCAGACATTGCATTTATGTTTGAGGACGAAGATGGAGGTTTCTGGATGGATACACATCGTGATTACTATGGAGAAGTAACATACTCGATGAGCTATAAAGGAGCGCAGAGCTCTAGCTTTGACTGGCTTTATCTAGACTATGAAAGACTTGCATGGTATGCAAAAAAAAATGAGCTCAATTGTGAGCTCATTTTAGAAGGTGATCATTATGAATATTTAGCAAGGCTTAGCCTTACATAG
- a CDS encoding DUF2059 domain-containing protein encodes MMKKIFIAVFLFTSLVGYSQEKTYHEQVLRYFQVNGTADQYSNATNGLFDLLKNQYASKNVPDAVWNELKTETPKQVDRILNMLVSAYRGTYNQEDIQNMLAFYETGAGRQILIDKTALDYEQQKEVSVFYNTPTGQKILTAEQDIAQNIGEISEIWSRDLYRMMVDKLAEKGYTM; translated from the coding sequence ATGATGAAAAAAATATTTATAGCCGTATTTCTCTTTACTTCTTTAGTTGGATACTCACAGGAGAAAACCTACCACGAGCAAGTTTTGAGATATTTTCAAGTGAATGGTACTGCAGATCAGTATAGTAACGCAACTAATGGTCTTTTTGATTTATTAAAAAATCAATACGCTAGTAAGAATGTTCCAGACGCTGTGTGGAACGAATTAAAGACAGAAACGCCAAAACAAGTAGATCGTATCTTAAATATGCTGGTTTCTGCATATAGAGGAACCTATAATCAGGAGGATATACAGAATATGCTCGCTTTTTATGAAACAGGTGCTGGACGTCAAATACTAATAGACAAAACTGCATTGGATTACGAACAGCAAAAAGAAGTATCTGTATTTTATAATACACCTACAGGACAAAAAATACTAACAGCCGAACAAGATATTGCTCAAAATATTGGTGAAATATCAGAAATCTGGAGTAGAGATCTATACAGAATGATGGTAGATAAACTTGCCGAAAAAGGATATACTATGTAA
- a CDS encoding LysM peptidoglycan-binding domain-containing protein encodes MKKYITVIAIVVFSAFAKACSTPAATLSSNTATVQKFVSHQVKAGETLNDIADKYGITTKDITRLNPDAREEVYEGLVLILPSTATVVNKTETVDQDNLKFKTHKVKRKETLYSISKKYGVSQDVIKRFNKSLYSEVLRKGDKLRIPVNYSEASTPDAVVNLPETQVSYITHNVIAKETKYGIARKYGITIAELESTNPSLRDGLKIGDELRVPKANFAKSTIIDNDEYAFYEVQKGNTLYSLLRIFKLEADELIALNPALDEGLKEGMILKVPKGSPGSGTPTQAVAENQGNPEVTILEGKKGSLLNQLTDFSPKRIAVMLPFGVGRVNTGNTEVNENLLRDDRILRLSLDLYSGMLMAVQDAKKAGISTTVDTYDTSYNRKDGAATNARKVETIIQSNDFSGVNAVIGPLLGNNIDRVSSLLNARNIPVISPMSNKVAGRKNIFVSRPEDNLLSKKMLSYLKANGSGKNIVVIADKKNSSTLSKLRAIFPNLKTVTPRSNDKGYYLYPDDIPSQLSSELENWVIVETNDVPLISSVTTSLNGQLGALKVVMFTTNRGNAYDSDEIQHDHLKNLAFHFPSVEKEYAYNKAKAFIDSYETMYGVSPSEAAIRGYDVMYDTLLRLAYSSDLYAAAATGVETDYVENKFKYGTRAKGGFSNNAVYLMKYTDTLELEEVPFVEE; translated from the coding sequence ATGAAAAAATATATTACTGTAATTGCGATTGTTGTTTTTAGCGCTTTCGCGAAAGCGTGCTCAACACCAGCAGCTACATTATCTAGCAATACTGCTACTGTTCAAAAGTTTGTTTCCCACCAAGTAAAAGCTGGTGAAACACTAAATGATATAGCCGATAAGTATGGTATAACCACAAAAGATATCACAAGACTCAATCCAGATGCTCGTGAGGAGGTTTACGAAGGCTTAGTTTTAATCTTGCCATCTACAGCAACTGTTGTAAATAAAACAGAGACCGTTGATCAAGACAACTTAAAGTTTAAGACGCACAAGGTAAAGCGCAAAGAGACACTTTATAGCATTTCTAAAAAGTATGGCGTTTCTCAAGATGTGATAAAACGTTTTAATAAGTCTTTATATAGCGAAGTGTTGCGCAAAGGTGATAAGCTACGCATACCTGTTAATTATTCAGAAGCTAGCACGCCAGATGCGGTGGTAAATTTACCAGAAACACAGGTGTCATACATAACGCATAATGTAATTGCAAAAGAGACTAAGTACGGAATTGCTAGAAAGTATGGAATTACTATAGCAGAGCTTGAAAGTACAAATCCGTCGCTTAGAGATGGACTAAAGATAGGGGATGAACTTAGGGTTCCTAAAGCAAATTTTGCAAAAAGTACTATCATTGATAATGATGAGTATGCCTTTTATGAAGTACAGAAGGGAAATACACTATATAGCCTGTTACGCATTTTTAAGCTAGAAGCAGACGAGCTGATAGCATTAAACCCTGCACTAGACGAAGGTCTTAAGGAAGGTATGATTCTCAAAGTGCCTAAGGGAAGCCCAGGATCTGGCACGCCTACACAGGCCGTTGCAGAAAACCAAGGGAATCCTGAGGTTACCATTCTAGAAGGTAAAAAAGGATCTTTGCTCAATCAATTAACAGACTTCTCACCAAAACGTATTGCTGTAATGCTTCCTTTTGGAGTGGGGCGTGTAAATACAGGGAATACAGAGGTAAATGAAAATTTACTTAGAGATGATCGTATTCTTAGACTATCATTAGACTTATACAGTGGTATGCTTATGGCAGTTCAAGATGCAAAAAAAGCTGGTATTTCTACTACGGTAGATACCTATGATACCTCATACAATCGTAAAGATGGCGCGGCAACAAATGCACGCAAAGTAGAAACTATTATACAGTCAAATGATTTTTCTGGGGTTAATGCTGTAATAGGACCGCTTTTAGGTAATAATATAGATAGAGTGTCATCACTTCTCAATGCACGCAACATACCCGTGATATCACCTATGTCTAACAAGGTAGCTGGTAGAAAGAACATTTTTGTGTCAAGACCAGAGGATAACTTGTTAAGTAAAAAGATGCTTTCTTATTTAAAGGCTAATGGATCTGGTAAAAATATCGTGGTAATAGCAGATAAGAAAAATAGCTCAACATTGTCAAAATTGAGAGCTATTTTTCCAAATCTTAAGACGGTAACTCCTCGTTCTAACGATAAAGGATATTATCTATATCCAGATGATATACCATCACAACTTTCTAGCGAACTAGAAAACTGGGTAATTGTAGAGACTAATGATGTGCCATTAATTAGTAGTGTAACTACTAGTCTTAATGGCCAGTTAGGTGCTCTTAAGGTTGTAATGTTTACTACAAACAGGGGTAATGCTTATGATAGTGATGAGATACAGCATGATCACCTAAAGAATCTCGCTTTCCATTTCCCATCTGTAGAAAAAGAGTATGCGTACAATAAAGCAAAGGCTTTTATTGACAGTTATGAGACGATGTATGGTGTAAGTCCTAGTGAGGCAGCAATAAGAGGTTATGATGTTATGTATGACACACTACTACGTCTTGCATACTCGTCAGACTTATATGCTGCAGCAGCTACTGGTGTGGAGACAGATTATGTGGAAAATAAGTTCAAGTATGGAACAAGAGCTAAAGGAGGCTTTTCAAACAATGCCGTGTATCTTATGAAATATACAGATACATTAGAACTTGAAGAAGTGCCATTTGTAGAAGAATAA
- the guaA gene encoding glutamine-hydrolyzing GMP synthase, with product MQNNVLILDFGSQYTQLIARRVRELNIYCEIKPFNNPPKDLSSYKAVILSGSPHSVRGEDAPHPDLSEIKGKKPLLGVCYGAQYLAHFYDGEVGQSNTREYGRAKLSVVDEGELFLEGVSAGSQVWMSHSDTIKKLPAGAKRIASTHDVENAGYKLEGEETYGIQFHPEVYHSTDGKQILENFLVKIAGVAQTWTPDAFVDTTVADLKAKLNDDRVILGLSGGVDSTVAATLLHKAIGKNLYCIFVNNGLLRKDEYTQVLKQYEGMGLNVKGVDASARFLEALEGESDPETKRKAIGRVFVEVFDDESKLVENAKWLGQGTIYPDVIESVSATGGPSATIKSHHNVGGLPDYMTLQVVEPLRMLFKDEVRRVGASMGLSQELLGRHPFPGPGLAIRILGDITAEKVRILQEVDHIFISGLREWGLYDKVWQAGAMLLPVNSVGVMGDERTYEKCVALRAVESTDGMTADWVNLPYEFLQKVSNDIINKVKGVNRVVYDISSKPPATIEWE from the coding sequence ATGCAAAATAACGTCCTCATATTAGACTTCGGGTCTCAATACACGCAGTTAATAGCACGTAGAGTGCGAGAATTAAATATATACTGCGAGATAAAGCCATTTAATAATCCGCCTAAAGATTTGTCTTCTTACAAAGCTGTAATCCTATCTGGATCACCGCATTCTGTAAGAGGTGAGGATGCTCCGCATCCAGACCTTTCAGAAATAAAAGGTAAAAAGCCACTTCTAGGAGTTTGCTACGGAGCGCAATACCTAGCTCACTTTTATGATGGTGAGGTAGGACAATCTAACACTCGTGAGTACGGGCGAGCAAAACTCTCAGTGGTAGACGAAGGCGAACTTTTCTTAGAAGGTGTTTCTGCAGGTAGTCAGGTATGGATGAGTCACAGTGATACCATCAAGAAATTACCAGCAGGAGCAAAGCGCATAGCATCTACTCATGATGTGGAAAATGCCGGATATAAACTTGAGGGGGAAGAAACTTATGGAATACAGTTTCACCCAGAAGTATATCACTCTACAGATGGAAAGCAGATTTTAGAAAACTTCTTAGTAAAAATTGCAGGAGTAGCACAAACATGGACACCAGATGCCTTTGTGGATACTACGGTTGCAGATCTAAAAGCAAAGCTTAATGATGATCGTGTGATTTTAGGACTTTCAGGAGGTGTAGACAGTACTGTTGCAGCTACATTACTTCATAAAGCAATAGGCAAGAATTTATACTGCATTTTTGTAAATAATGGATTGTTACGTAAAGATGAATATACTCAAGTTCTCAAGCAGTACGAAGGTATGGGGCTTAATGTAAAGGGTGTAGATGCTTCGGCACGTTTCTTGGAAGCGCTAGAAGGAGAGAGTGATCCAGAGACTAAGCGTAAGGCTATAGGACGCGTTTTTGTAGAAGTATTTGATGACGAGAGTAAACTTGTAGAAAATGCAAAGTGGTTAGGTCAAGGTACTATTTACCCAGACGTAATTGAATCTGTAAGTGCAACGGGAGGACCTAGTGCAACTATAAAATCTCACCACAATGTAGGTGGATTACCAGATTATATGACACTTCAAGTAGTAGAGCCTTTAAGAATGTTATTTAAAGACGAGGTGCGTAGAGTAGGAGCGAGCATGGGTTTATCACAAGAACTTTTAGGAAGACACCCTTTTCCAGGACCTGGTCTTGCGATTAGAATTCTGGGAGATATCACCGCAGAGAAAGTACGTATCTTACAAGAGGTAGATCATATATTTATTAGCGGTCTACGTGAGTGGGGATTATATGATAAAGTATGGCAAGCAGGTGCTATGTTATTGCCAGTAAACTCAGTAGGAGTAATGGGTGACGAGCGCACGTATGAAAAATGTGTGGCACTTAGAGCTGTAGAGAGTACAGATGGAATGACGGCAGACTGGGTAAATCTTCCTTATGAATTTTTACAAAAAGTGTCTAACGATATAATTAATAAGGTAAAAGGCGTTAATAGAGTAGTCTATGACATAAGCTCTAAGCCACCTGCTACTATTGAGTGGGAATAA
- a CDS encoding Lrp/AsnC family transcriptional regulator, translated as MVDALNNRILKCLQENARQSNTAIATQVGISSPAVGERIRKMEDSGIILGYKAEVSEEALGYQLKAIITIRAFMGKLKPFLENVKGWEEVVNCYRITGNENIVMEVVLRNQKHLEQFIDRVISYGESKTQIVLSHVVAQNPILK; from the coding sequence ATGGTAGATGCACTTAATAATCGTATTTTAAAATGTTTACAAGAAAATGCAAGACAGTCTAATACTGCAATCGCAACTCAGGTGGGAATTAGTTCTCCTGCTGTGGGGGAGCGCATAAGAAAGATGGAAGACTCAGGAATAATACTAGGGTATAAGGCAGAAGTATCAGAAGAAGCGCTAGGATATCAACTTAAGGCAATTATTACGATTAGAGCTTTTATGGGGAAATTGAAACCCTTTTTAGAAAATGTAAAAGGATGGGAAGAGGTGGTAAATTGTTATCGTATTACTGGTAATGAAAATATCGTGATGGAAGTCGTGTTGCGCAATCAAAAGCACCTTGAGCAATTTATAGATAGAGTTATTTCTTACGGAGAGTCAAAAACACAAATCGTATTATCACATGTTGTTGCTCAAAACCCCATTCTCAAATAA
- a CDS encoding lmo0937 family membrane protein has product MRDIISLIVVLLIIGWLVGYFGFGDAVGSLIHILLVLAVVGILYRLATGKKL; this is encoded by the coding sequence ATGAGAGATATTATATCACTTATTGTAGTACTTCTAATTATAGGCTGGCTCGTAGGCTATTTTGGCTTTGGAGATGCAGTTGGAAGTTTAATTCACATCTTACTTGTACTAGCTGTAGTAGGTATTCTCTACAGACTAGCCACTGGAAAAAAGTTATAA
- a CDS encoding cupredoxin domain-containing protein — translation MKKIISIFVLILTVTFSAQAQDKMMKESSNKVIALEQTKGEFTQKQIVVSEGTYTFSIANNNVGTDVGFVLVPKGKDISNPENHIKTAYVTAVVPNNTTGTSNVTKLTKGEYVYFCPLNKTSTDNVLVVQ, via the coding sequence ATGAAAAAAATAATTTCAATTTTCGTACTTATCTTAACAGTAACTTTCTCTGCACAAGCTCAAGATAAAATGATGAAGGAGAGCTCAAACAAAGTAATCGCATTAGAGCAAACTAAAGGAGAGTTTACTCAAAAGCAAATCGTAGTAAGTGAAGGTACTTACACATTTTCAATTGCAAATAACAATGTAGGTACAGATGTAGGTTTTGTTTTAGTTCCTAAAGGAAAAGATATTTCTAATCCAGAAAATCACATCAAAACTGCTTATGTAACTGCAGTAGTACCTAACAATACGACAGGAACTTCAAACGTTACAAAACTCACTAAAGGCGAGTATGTTTACTTCTGCCCACTTAACAAGACATCTACAGACAACGTTCTTGTAGTACAGTAA